The proteins below come from a single Mycolicibacterium sp. TY81 genomic window:
- a CDS encoding hemerythrin domain-containing protein, with amino-acid sequence MPTSVPAVSVAPRQAGEPKPDLLGIRLAHRAMLVDLVRLTELAKAVRDRDVICTPARARAISQYIEMLCDSIHHHHSTEDTVLWPVIQASVGAHLDLSELTDDHAALDPRLDQLRARAAAFRLSNGDRKVAFLMAFELAELTALLTEHINDEEFDLFPLITEHVSVDDWEDVEAAARAGSRMSFDGPRSLAVMTDDERASMAGKLSIGLRAFLAVLMFRHRRVVRTVFGDLAESRYEALAG; translated from the coding sequence GTGCCCACCTCCGTCCCCGCCGTCAGCGTCGCACCCCGCCAGGCCGGCGAGCCCAAGCCCGACCTGCTGGGCATCAGGCTGGCGCACCGCGCCATGCTCGTCGACCTGGTCCGGCTCACCGAGCTGGCCAAGGCCGTGCGCGACCGCGACGTCATCTGCACGCCCGCCCGGGCCCGCGCCATCTCGCAGTACATCGAGATGCTGTGCGACTCGATCCATCACCACCACAGCACCGAGGACACGGTGCTGTGGCCAGTGATCCAGGCCAGCGTCGGCGCTCACCTCGACCTGAGCGAACTCACCGACGACCACGCCGCGCTGGACCCGCGCCTCGATCAGCTGCGGGCGCGCGCCGCGGCGTTCCGGCTGTCCAACGGTGACCGCAAGGTCGCGTTCCTCATGGCGTTCGAACTGGCCGAACTCACCGCGCTGCTGACCGAACACATCAACGACGAAGAATTCGACCTGTTCCCGCTGATCACCGAGCACGTATCGGTGGACGACTGGGAGGACGTGGAGGCAGCCGCCCGCGCCGGCAGCCGGATGTCGTTCGACGGCCCGCGTTCACTGGCCGTGATGACCGACGACGAGCGCGCCTCGATGGCGGGCAAGTTGAGCATCGGGTTGCGGGCGTTTCTGGCGGTCCTGATGTTCCGGCACCGGCGCGTCGTGCGCACCGTCTTCGGCGACCTCGCGGAGAGCCGGTACGAGGCCCTGGCCGGCTAG